The genomic stretch AGACGGCCTCCGTCTTCGGCGAGATGCTGACCTTCCGCTCGCTATTGGCGCAAACGACCGACATCGAGAAGAAACGCGCGCTGCTCGCCGCCAAAGTGGAGGATATGCTCAACACTGTGGTGCGGCAGATCGCCTTCTATTCCTTCGAGCGCAAGGTCCATACCGAGCGCAAGAATGGCGAACTGACCGCCGACAAGCTCTGCGAGCTGTGGATGAGCGTGCAGAGCGACAGTCTCGGCCCGGCCATCCGGCTCGGCGAAGGCTATGAATCCTTCTGGGCCTATATTCCGCATTTCGTGCATTCGCCTTTCTATGTCTACGCCTACGCCTTCGGCGATTGTCTCGTGAACTCGCTCTATGGCGTCTATCAAAAGGCGGAGACGGGTTTCGCCGAGCGTTATTTCGGCCTGCTCGAGGCCGGCGGCGCCAAGCCCTACAATGAGCTGCTCGCGCCCTTCGGCCTGGATGCGCGCGATCCGGCTTTTTGGGGCATAGGGCTCGAGATGATCGAGGGGCTGATCGCGGAGCTGGAGGCGATGGAGAGGTAGGTTTCATCACATTCATCGGGTGGACGCGTGACATATTCGATCTTCGTTTCCCACGGCTGGCATGATCGATGGGTGGCCAGACAAATGGCGCGTTCGATCTCCGATGCGGGAGGCGCGCCATTCATCGACATATTCGACATCAAGAAGGGCGACCGTATCGAAGAACGCGTCCGCACGGGGATCGAGCACTGCGCCGAGCTGGTCGCCCTGCTCACGCCCTGGTCGGTCGGCCGCAATTGGGTCTGGACCGAGGTCGCCGCCGCCTGGGCGTTGAAAAAGCGCTTCGTCGGGGTGACCTATGGCGTGACGATCGAGGAAATCGAAAGGAATCACGGCGGGATGGCCTGTCTCGGCCCGACCAATGTCGTTGCCCTCGACGACTTCGACGCATACATTCGGGAGCTGGCCGAGCGCATCCATTCGGGAGATCGCGAATGAAGCTTTTCATTTCCTACAGCCATGGAGACGAGCCCTTCGCCCGCTCCTTGCGCGAGGGACTCGAGCGAATGGGCGTCTGCGTGATCGATCCCGCGATCAGCACGCGCCCAGGAGATTCGCTCGGTCAAGCGCTGCGGCAGGCGATCGACGAATCCGACGCGGCGATCCTCGTCATTCCCGAGTCCGGCTCCAACGGAGCGAATTTGGCGTTTTTCGAAGCCGGCGCGGCCAAAGCGCTGGGCAAGCGGCTCTTTGTCGTCATGCCAGGCGCCGGAGACCGCGAGATGCCCTCGATCGCAGATTTCGCCATTCTCGACGCGTCGCGAAAGTCGTCCGACGAAGTCGCAAAAACACTCGTCCACGCGCTCGCAGCGGCATAGGACCGTTCGATGCGCGCGCCGACCGAAGCGATTGCGACCAAAACCGATCTGTCGGCGCTTCAGATGGAATTGCGCGCTTTTGAGCAGAAGCTCGAAGCCAAGATCGCGACCACGGCCGCCGATTTGAAGGTCGATATTCTCCGCTGGCTGATCGTGACTCAGCTCGCCCTCGGCGGCTTCCCGTTCGCCGCGATGAAGTTCACGCGCTGAAGCGGGAGCCGCACTCACTCAACATTCTGCGCGATCCGCCATAGCACGCTTGACGGATAGAAGCGCTTTGAGAGCTCATAATCCTTCGCCGGCACGAAGGCCTTCAATTCGATCGTTTGCAAATTCGACATGAACGGCTCCCGAGAAACAGAACGCCGCGCAACATGTCACGAAACGCCGGTCACGTCCCGCGATCCGGCCCGCCCCACAGCCAGGCCGCGCCGCGCACGCCGCCCGAGTCGCCATGCACATTGCGCAATATGCGCGTGTCGATGGCGTCCGAGAATGCCTGCTTCTCGACCAGATCGCGCAGGCCCTCGTAAATAAAATCGATATTGGACACGCCGCCGCCGAGCACGATGACATCCGGGTCGAGCAGATTGACGATTGCCGCCAGCGCGCGCGACAGGCGGTCGCGATAGACTTCCAGCGCATGGCGCGCCGCCGCCTCGCCCGCCGCGGCGCGCGCCGCGATCTCCTCGCCATTCGCCTCGGCGCCGCTGCGCTGGCCATAATCGAAGGCGAGCGCCGGGCCGGCGAGAAAAGTCTCCACGCAGCCGTAATGGCCGCAATAGCAGAGCCGCCCGGGAAACTCGTCCGGCGTCATCCAGGGCAGAGGCGTGTGGCCCCATTCGCCCGCCACCTTGTTGACGCCTTGCAGAACCTTGCCGTCCACGACGATGCCGCCGCCGACGCCGGTCCCCAAAATCACGCCGAAGACGCTGCGCGCGCCCGCCCCGGCGCCGTCCACGGCCTCCGACAGCGCGAAGCAATTGGCGTCGTTCTCGAGCCGCACCGGACGCTCGAGCAGCGCCGCGAGATCCTTGTCCAGCGGTCTGCCGTTGAGCCCAGTCGTGTTGGAGTTTTTCACGAGGCCGGTGCGCGGCGAGATGACGCCCGGCGTGCCGACGCCGACGCTGCCGCGCCCGCCGATCTCGCGCTCGAGATCGAGCACGAGGCCGCCGATGGTCGCCAGAACGGCGGCGTAATCATGAGCGGGCGTCGGGGCGCGCCGACGCGCCAGCGTCTCGCCCGTAGGACCCATGGCGATCGCCTCGGTCTTGGTGCCGCCGAGATCGACGCCGATGCGGAAGGGTTCTCTTGTCATCGCCCTTCGTTCATCTATGGCGGCGGCGCGATCGGGCAGCCCCCGTTATTGCAGATAGGCGCGATCCAAATCGACCGCGCCCTTCAGCGTCGCGGCCGCGCCTCTGTCGATGCGCACGGAATCGAGCGACAGACCCTCGGCCTTGGTTCCCTCGAAGCGCGCGCCGGTGAGATCGGCGCCGGCGGCGTCCACATCCTTCAGCGAGGCCTTGTCGAAGATCGCGCCCGCCGCCCGCGCATAACGCATGTCGGCGCGGGAAAGATCGGCGCCGTCGAAATGCGCGCCGTCGAGCTTGGCGGAGCGCAGAACGGCGCGCATCAGCCCCATGGATTGGTTCTTCATATCGGCGGACATATCCGCGCCGCGGAAGGAGGCGCCGCGCAGATCGGCGCCGGTGAGATCGGCGGCGAGGCGGCTCTTCGAGAAATCCGCCCCCTCGGCGCGGGTGCGCTGCAGCTGCGCTGCGAAGACATGCGCGCCGCGCAGGCTGGCGCCGGAGAGATCGGCCTCGAGCAGCCAGGCCTGATCGAGAATGGCGCCGTCGAGCTTGGCCCCGGCGAGCCGCGCCTTCACCAGCCGCGCCGCGCGCAGATTGACGCCGGCAAGATCGAGGCCGGAGAGGTCGAGCCCGTTGAGGCTGCGCATGGAGAGATCGAGCGTCTCGCCCGGCTTCCTCGCCGCGAGGCGCGCCTCAATGTCGGCGCGCGTGAACTCGGACTGCGAATAGGCGGGCTGGGCGAGATCGACATTGCGCAGCATGTCCTGCGCCGGCGCCTCCGCAGAGGCGAGGCAGAACAGCAGCGACGCTCCGAGAAGATGCCCGCCTCTCATTGCGCCTGCGCCCGCTCTGCGGCCGGAACGCTCCTGGCGGCGGCGAGTTCCTTGGCCTGCGCCACCCAGCGGCCGCGCTCGGGACGGCCGGGAACCGCGAGCGTCGCGCCGATCCAAGCGACATTCTCGGAGGACCAGCCGGCGATCTGATCGAAATGATAGACGCCGAGCCCGTGCAGCTTCTCGACGCTCTTCGGCCCGAGGCCCTTGATCTTGGCGAGATCGTCCGGCCGGCCGCCGCGCGGTCCCGGCAGGCCTTCCGGCCGCTGACCCGGGGCCTTGCGCTCGCTTTCGGCGGGGCGCGGCGCTCCGGCGCGACGCCGCGGCTCGGCCACCGGAGCCGGCGCCTCGGTCAGCGATGTTTCCGGCGGATCAACTGCGGCGATCGGCTCCGCGGCGACAGGAACGGGAGCCGGCGCGGCTGTCGGGCCATTCTCGACCAGAGCCGCCGCGGCGCCGCGAAGGGAAACATCCGCGAGCGGCTTTCGCTTCGCCGGCGCGGCGGGAGCGGCGGCGCCGAACAGCAGCCTGACGCCGCCGCCGAAGGGCAGGCCGATCAGATAGGCCGTGGCGAGCAGCAGCCCCAATTCGAAGAGGAGGCCGTTGCGGCCGGGGATGGTCTGCAGATTGGCGAGCAAATAGCCGCCGACGAGCGCGAAGGCCGAGGCCACCACGACGCCATGGCCGGCGAATATCGCGCCGGCCTCTTTTTTTGTCGTCCAAAAGCCGATGACGAGCCCCAGCGCGAGCGCGGCGGCGAGCCATTGCGTGGAGGCGGCGAGCAGATAGAGCATGGGCGTTCTCCCTCGAAAGCCCCGGATCACCGGATCGAGAATTCGATGCGACGGCCGCTCTCGTCGACCGCCGCAGCGCCCGAGGCGGAGAGTCGCGCCGCTTCGACGCCCGCCTCGATGAGATAATTGCGAACGGCCTCGGCGCGATGGAGGCCGATGGCCTCATTCTCCGCATTCGAGCCGGCGCCCGCGAAAAGTCCCACGATATCGACCGCCGCGCCCGGGCTGCGCAGCAGCACGAAAGCGAGAGCGTCGACGACCGGGAAGGATGTTTCCGCAATCATATTGTCCGCGCCGAAGGAGAGCCCTTTGGCCGCGGTCTCCGACAGAGCGGCGTAGAGCTGGGTCGGCGGAATCTCGTCCTTCGTCGCGAGGCCGAGCCGCGCGGCGTGCTCATAGCCCTCCGGCAGCTCGCGGAAGAGGCGCGCGCGAACGTCATATTGCGCCTTGGCGTTATAGGCCGCGCCTTCCACCGCCAGCTTGCGGTCGGAGAGCGACGCGACGCCGGAGTCGAGCCGCGCCAGCGCCCGCAGAGCCGCGCTCGCCGCCTCGGCGAATCCCTTGGGCGCGCCATCGGCTATGGCGAGATCGACATCCGTCGCATCGCCGAAATCACGCTTCGCCTGCTCGGCGATGCGCGCGCGCGTCGCGGCGTCCGGCGCGAAGCCGGCGAGCGCCAGCCCGCTCTCCTGCTTGCGCGCAGTAAAGACGAAAGGCGAGACCGCGCCCGCCGCCACCGCCACCTTGCCGAGGCCGAAGCTCTTCGGCAGCGCCGCGCGCAGGCTCGCCTCGACGGCCGAGGCGCCGACATTGGTTTTCCCAGAGCCTTCGATGGAGACGACGCCATCGGCGATGGAGGCCTTGCCGCTGGAGAGCTTGGCGAGCTCGCGCAGAGCGGCGCTCGCCGCTGCGGCGAAATCGCCGGGCGCGCCGCCGGCGACGCGCGTCTGATCGCTGGACTCGCCGAGGCTCGCCGCCTCGGCGATGAGCGCCTCGCGCGTCGTCTCGCTCGGCGCATAGCCGAACAGCGAGACGATCTCGCCGGCCTTGGCGGCGCTCCAGACGAAGGGCGAGACGCGCGGCGGCGCGATCTCCGCCTTCACCGCGACGCCCTCGGGCGGAGCTTTCAGCGCCGCCTCGGCGCGATCATAGCCATCGAAGCTGACGGCGGCGCCGGTGACGGAAAGCGAAGCGTCGCTGACCGACACTCTGCCGTCGCCGATGGCGTCGAGCAGAGCGACGCCATAGGATGTGAGCGCAGTGTAATTCTCGGGCGCGCCCAGCGCCGAGATCGATTTGTCGGAAAGCTCGAGGCCCTTGCCTGCGGCCGCGTCGCGAATTGCGACGCGCTCGCCGGGGACGGGCGCATTGCCGGAGAGCGCGAGCGTCTTGCCTTTGCGCTCCAACGCGAAGACGAAAGGCTTGGCGAGAGGCGGCGGCGTGGTGGCGTCCACGACGGAGCGCACGCCCTCTTGCAATTCGGCGCTGCGGACGGCCTCGGCGACGGCGGTGGGCGAGAGGACGACGCCGGACAGGCGAATGTCGCGACCGTCGACGTCGACGCGCGCGCCCTCGATCGCGCCGGGGGATTTGTCGAGCGCCGCGCGCACGCGGTCGCCCAAATCTTTTTCGATCTTCTCGACGTCCGACGTCGCGACGATCGTGAACAAAGCGGCCAGCACGGGCAGGCCGATCCACCATTTCGCCGGCTGGATCATGGCTTCCGTCGCTCCCTGGGGCGAGAATCATTACGTAACCGGCACAGTTCTACCAGTCGAGAGGCTGCAGACCAACTCGAGGGAAGCGCGTTGCCGCGTCGCAGGAAGCCGATTCAGCCCTTTTTCTTGGACGGCTGCTCGCCCGGCTGAAGGGGCGGCGCGGGGTAGAGCTCGATCGCCCGATCGATCGTCCAGAAGCAATCCAGCGCGCCGGAAGGGCGCACGCACCACAGCGGGCCGTCGCGCTGATCGACGTCAACCTTCTGATCGCGCATGAGCTGCACGCATTGGCCGGCCTGCAGCTTGCCGCGGAAATAGGCGGGGTCGTCCTTGGCCGCCTTGTCCGAAGCCGGGCGAAAGGCGCGTTTTATGTCCGCCTGATCCCGGCAGGCGAGAACGGCGCCGCGCGCGGCCGCCGCCTGCGCCGCGGAGGCGAGGCCGAGCGTGGCGCAGAGGGTGGCGGCGACGAGGGCGCGACGGGCGTACATGTCGCGAATCTAACGCATTGGCGCGGGCTTTACCAGCCATGCCGACGCTGGCCGAAAGGCGCTTTTCGGCGCCCTTTTACGATTTTGCCGGGCCGGTCCGCCGCTCGATCTCGGTTTTCACCCTTTTCCACAGATCGATCGCGCGCGGCCTCGCCCATTCATAGCCCTCGATGGCCCGCGGACGCGCCCAATCATAGAGCGCGACGCTCCATTCGCCGAGCAGCCGGCCCGTGGCCTTGGCGAAATCGACGCCCTTGTCGAACCAGGGCAGGAATTGGCTGTCCGCCGGAATCTTGGCCCGCGCCCAGGCGACGGCGTCCGCGGCGATCTGTGAGATCGCGCGCCAGAGCTGGCTCCAGGGCTCGTCCACCGGCGTGCTCGTCACCTTGTCGCGATAACGCGCGAAATCTCCCGCGAGACTCGCCTTGGCGCGGCGCTCGTCGTCGAGCTGGCGCTGCAGATCGGCGGCGCGCTTTTCCGCCTCCTGCGCCTTGCGGGCGTCGCCATCGGCCTTTTGCGCATTGCGCCTGGCCTCGAGCTGGGCGTCGTCGATCTCGCGGGTCGACTCGTCCACCTGCAGCGCCATCGCCTCATATTTGGAGAGCACGTCGTCGCGCTGCTCGATGACGCTGCGCAGAAGCGAGACGAGCGCGTCACGCCCGAGCTTGTCATAATCCTCGCCGGCGGCGGGGGTCGCGGCCGCCACAGCGGCGCTTCTATTGCGATTGTCGGACAGTTCGGCCTCCATCGACTTTTTTCGCGCCGCGGCCTATGCGCCGGCGCTTCGCCGATGCGGTTAGATAAGAAGGCCGCGCCCGCCGACCAGCCATGCCTCGCGGCCATCGGCGCCATCTGCGGCGACGAAACGCCTCACGGCGCGCGCTGGAACAAGCCGAAGGTCAAGAGCGCGCCGATGACGACCACGATGATGCGCAGCCATTTGTCTGGAATGTGATGCAGCATGCGCGCGCCGGCGACGCCGCCGATGGTGGCGCCGAGCGAGGTGACGAGCGCTTGGAGAAGGTGCAGATCCGGCGAGAACAGAAATATCGCCACGGCGGAGGCGTTCATCACCGCGGCGAGCACGTTTTTGGTCGCGGCGGCAATGCGCACATTCTGCCCCGCCATGGTCAGCGCCGCGACCATCAGAAAGCCGATGCCGCCGCCGAAATAGCCGCCATAGACGGAGATGAGGAATTGCGCCACGCCGGCGCCGCGCGTCGAAAGATGCGCATCGGCCTCGCCGGGCTTGCGCAGAAAGCTGCCATAAGCGAACACCACGGTCGCGAACAGAACCAGCCAGGGCACGAGCTTGGCGAAGAAGGCGGGCGGCGTCAGCAGCAGGATCGCCGCCCCCACGGCCCCGCCGACGATGCTGATGATGAACAGCGTGCGCAGGCCGAGGCCGGCCGCGCCGCGCGAGAGATCGCGCCCCGCCCAGCCGGTGGCGACCTGCGCGGGAAACAGCGCGACGCAGGATGTGACATTGGCGGCGCGGGCGTCCATGCCGGTGAGCATGAGCATCGGCAATGTGAGAAAGGAGCCGCCGCCGGCCAGCGCATTTTGCGCGCCCGCCCACATCGCGACGAAAAAGAGCAGAATCAGTAGCATGGGTCGGCGCGCCTTTTAAACTTCCCAAACCCGATATTTCAGCTCGGGCTCTGGAAGGCAAGCCATAGCTCGAAATCAGCCGTTTCGGGACGCTTCGCCGCAGGGCCGCGCGGTCAGCCCGCCCGCGAAGGCGCGCACCAGCCGCTCGAGCTCGCCCTCCAGCGCCGCCTCCGACATTGGCGCGAGCTTCTCCTCGAGGCCGAGCGAGACGACCCCATGCACGGCGGAAAACAAGGTGCGCGCGAGCAGGACGCGCGAGGCCGCCGGCTCGTCCGGCAGCAGGCGCGCCAGCGGCGCCTCGACCAAAGCGAAAAGCCGACCTTGATCCTCGAGATACCAGGCCGGCGCGGGGCGGCCGCCGGCCAGCCTGTGCTCGAACAACGCCCGCCACAGCGCCTTATTGGCGCGGGCGAAGGCGAGATAGAAGCGCGACAGGCGCAGCAGCTCTTCCGCCGGCTCGGGCGCCGGGCCGGGCGGCGCGGCGAGCCCCTGCTCCAGACGCGCGAGCGTATCCGCGCCGATGCGCAGGATCAGATCGTCGAGATCGTCGAACACATTGTAGATCGCGCCCACGGCGCAGCCCGCGGCGGCGGCGAGGTCGCGCGCCCTCAAATTCTGCAGCCCGCCCTCGGCTATGGCCGCGCGGCCCACCGCCACCAGCCGCGCGCGCAGATCGGCGCGGCGCGCGGAGGTCTTGACGCCGGGGCGCTCCGCAGAGTCGGATCCAGATTTTTGAACGTCGTTCATTTTTCTCTTGAGCGCTGTTCAGATCGTGCTATGGTCGCTCCTGAACGATGTTCATAACAGGAGGCCGCGAATGTTCAAGCCGCCTTTTCGATGACAGCGCGCACCCCCTCCCCGCCCCTCCCCCGGCTTCGCGAGGGAGGGGGCAGCCCGAGCCGAGAATCTCATCGCCGCGGGCCTCGCTCGCGGCGTAATATGTGCGGGCGCGCAACGCCCGCCGACCAACCCATCCTTAAACAGAATCGGCGAAACCTCCATGTTCTCGCCGCGCGCCGACGGAATTTCTCACATGTCCGACAATCTGCTCCTCACCAAACGTTTCGCGCCTTTGTTCTGGTGCCAGTTCTTCGCCGCCTTCAACGATAATTTCCTGAAGAACGCGCTGGTTCTGCTCATATTATTCAAGATCGGCGGGCATGAGGGCGAGTCGCTCGTCACGCTCGCCGGCGCCATTTTCATCGCGCCCTATTTCGTTCTCTCGGCGCTCGGCGGGCAGATCGCCGACAAATACGACAAGGCCCTGGTCGCGCGGCGCTTGAAATTCGTCGAGATGGGCGCGGCGCTGATCGCCGTCGCCGGCTTCGCGCTCTCTTCTGTTCCCGTGCTCTTCGCGGCGCTATTCTCCTTCGGCGTGCTCGGCGCGCTGTTCGGCCCGGTGAAATACGGCATTCTTCCCGATCATCTGCGCCAGGAGGAATTGCCGGCCGGCAATGCGCTGGTGGAAGGCGCGACCTTCCTCGCCATTCTGACCGGCACCATCGCCGGCGGCCTCGCCATGCATGGCGGCGGCGAGCCGATCATCACCACCATCGGCGTCACCGCCGCGGCCGTGGCCGCCTGGGGCGCCGCGCGGCTCATACCCCCCACCGACCGCGCCGCGCCCGATCTGCGCATCGATCCCAATATTCTGCGCTCCACCGCCGTGCTGCTGCGTGAATTGTGGAAGGACAAGAAGCTGTGGCGCGTCGGCGTGGTGACGGGAATTTTCTGGCTCGTCGGCGTCATCGCAATGTCGCTGCTGGCGCCGCTGGTGACACATGTGATGCACGGCTCGGAGTTGGTCGTCACTTTGTTCCTCGCCGTCTTCGCCATCGCCATTGCGGTGGGCTCGGGCCTCGCCTCTTTCTTGCTGGCGGGACGCATCGTGCTGCTGCCGGCGGCGATCGGCGCGGCGATCATCGCCGGCGCCTCGCTCGATCTCGGCTGGACTCTCGCGACGCTCGCGCCGCAGGAGGCGACCACGCCGCTCGAGATCGCCGAATTCTTCGAGCTCTCCGGCGCCTGGCGCGTGACCATCGATCTCGCTTCTCTCGCCATCGCCGGCGGACTGATGATCGTGCCGAGCTTCGCCGCGCTGCAGGCCTATGCGCCGGCTCATGAGCGCTCGCGCATCATCGCCGCGGTCAATGTGCTCAACGCCGCCTTCATGGCCGGCGGCGCTTTCGCCGTCGCGCTGCTGCAGAGCAAAGGCGTCTCCGTGCCGGATCTCTTCCTCGGCATGGGCGCGCTGATGGCGCTCGCCGCGATATGGATCTACAAAGCGGTCGTCGTCTCCCCTTTTCGTGACGCCCTGTCGATCATCTTCCGCGCCTTCTATCGGCTCGAGGTGAAAGGCTTCGGCAATTTCGCCAGGGCGGGCAAAAATCCGATCATCGCGCTCAATCATGTGAGCTTCCTCGACGCCGCCGCCATTCTCTGCGTGCTGCCGGTCGATCCTGTCTTCGCCATCGACTCGACGATCGCGACGAAATGGTGGGTGCGGCCTTTCCTGCGCTATGTGCGCGCCATTCCGCTAGATCCGACGCGCCCACTCGGCACGCGCACGCTGGTCAATGCGGTTCGCAACGGCGACCCGCTGATCATCTTCCCCGAGGGGCGCCTCACCGTCACCGGCAGCCTGATGAAGGTCTATGACGGCGCCGGACTCATCGCGGAAAAATCCGGCTCCTGGGTCGTGCCGGTGCGCATAGAAGGACCGGAGGCGACGATGTTCTCGCGCTTGACCCGCGAGCAGGCGCGCCGCCGCTTCTTCCCCAAATTCACGCTCACCGTGCTGGAGCCGACGCGTCTCGAGGTCGATCCCGCATTGCGCGGCAAGGCGCGGCGCATCGCCTCCGGCGCGGCGCTCTATGAGATCATGTCCGATCTCGTCTTCCGCACCAGCCCCATCGATCGCACGCTACATCAGGCGCTGGTCGACGCGGCGCGCGAGCATGGCGCCGGCCGCGTCGCGACACAGGACCCGATCACCGGCGCGCTCACCTATAAGCGCATCATGATCGGCGCCCATGCGCTGGGCCGCAAGCTGCAGCGCATCTCGCAGACGGGCGAGGCGCTCGGCGTCATGCTGCCCAACTCCAACGCCGCCGGCGTGACCATCTTCGCCGTCGTCGGCGCCGGACGCGTCGCGGCCATGGTGAATTTCACCGCCGGCGCCGCCAATATCGCCTCGGGCCTCAAATCCGCGCAGGCGACGACGCTGCTGACCTCGCGCGCCTTTGTGGAGAAGGGCAAGCTCGACGCGCTGATCGCCGCGCTCGATAAGGAGTTCCGCATCGTCTATCTCGAGGATGTGCGCGGCGAGATCACGCGCGCCGACAAGCTCTCCGCTTTGCTACGCCACAAGCGCCCGCTGGAGAAGCGCAGCCCCGACGATGCGGCGGCCATTCTCTTCACCTCGGGCTCGGAAGGCGCGCCCAAGGGCGTCGTGCTCTCGCACAAAAACCTGCTCGCCAACGCCGCCCAAGCGGCTGCGCGCATAGACTTCGGCCGCACCGACAAATTGTTCAGCGTGCTGCCGGTGTTCCATTGCTTCGGCCTCAATGTCGGCTTCATCCTGCCGATCGTCTCCGGCGTGCCGGTCTATTTCTACCCCTCGCCGCTTCACTATAAGATCGTGCCGGAGCTCGTCTACAATTCCAACGCCACTGTGCTGCTCGGCACGGACACATTCCTCAACGGCTATGCGCGCGTCGCGCATTCTTATGACTTCCGCTCGCTGCGCTATGTCATCGCCGGCGCCGAGCCGGTGAAGCAGGGAACGCGCGAGGTCTATCTCGAGAAATTCGGCATTCGCATTCTCGAGGGCTATGGCGTCACCGAGACGGCGCCGGCGCTGGCGCTCAACACGCCCATGTTCAACCGCTTCGGCAGCGTCGGCCGGCTGCTGCCGGGCATGGAGCTGCGCCTCGAGACTGTTCCCGGCGTCGCCGAGGGCGGCCGTCTCTTCGTGCGCGGCCCCAATGTGATGCTCGGCTATCTTCTGGCCGACGATCCCGGCGTGCTGAAGCCGCCGGCGGAGGGCTGGCACGACACGGGCGACATCGTCACCGTCGATGCGCAGGGCTATATAAAAATTCAGGGCCGCGCCAAGCGCTTCGCCAAGATCGGCGGCGAGATGATCTCGCTCGCCGCGGTGGAGACGCTCGCCGCGGAGCTGTGGCCCAATTCGCTGTCGGCGGCGGCGCGCGAGC from Methylosinus sp. C49 encodes the following:
- a CDS encoding toll/interleukin-1 receptor domain-containing protein, producing the protein MTYSIFVSHGWHDRWVARQMARSISDAGGAPFIDIFDIKKGDRIEERVRTGIEHCAELVALLTPWSVGRNWVWTEVAAAWALKKRFVGVTYGVTIEEIERNHGGMACLGPTNVVALDDFDAYIRELAERIHSGDRE
- a CDS encoding toll/interleukin-1 receptor domain-containing protein, translated to MKLFISYSHGDEPFARSLREGLERMGVCVIDPAISTRPGDSLGQALRQAIDESDAAILVIPESGSNGANLAFFEAGAAKALGKRLFVVMPGAGDREMPSIADFAILDASRKSSDEVAKTLVHALAAA
- a CDS encoding ROK family protein, whose product is MTREPFRIGVDLGGTKTEAIAMGPTGETLARRRAPTPAHDYAAVLATIGGLVLDLEREIGGRGSVGVGTPGVISPRTGLVKNSNTTGLNGRPLDKDLAALLERPVRLENDANCFALSEAVDGAGAGARSVFGVILGTGVGGGIVVDGKVLQGVNKVAGEWGHTPLPWMTPDEFPGRLCYCGHYGCVETFLAGPALAFDYGQRSGAEANGEEIAARAAAGEAAARHALEVYRDRLSRALAAIVNLLDPDVIVLGGGVSNIDFIYEGLRDLVEKQAFSDAIDTRILRNVHGDSGGVRGAAWLWGGPDRGT
- a CDS encoding pentapeptide repeat-containing protein, producing MRGGHLLGASLLFCLASAEAPAQDMLRNVDLAQPAYSQSEFTRADIEARLAARKPGETLDLSMRSLNGLDLSGLDLAGVNLRAARLVKARLAGAKLDGAILDQAWLLEADLSGASLRGAHVFAAQLQRTRAEGADFSKSRLAADLTGADLRGASFRGADMSADMKNQSMGLMRAVLRSAKLDGAHFDGADLSRADMRYARAAGAIFDKASLKDVDAAGADLTGARFEGTKAEGLSLDSVRIDRGAAATLKGAVDLDRAYLQ
- a CDS encoding OmpA family protein; protein product: MIQPAKWWIGLPVLAALFTIVATSDVEKIEKDLGDRVRAALDKSPGAIEGARVDVDGRDIRLSGVVLSPTAVAEAVRSAELQEGVRSVVDATTPPPLAKPFVFALERKGKTLALSGNAPVPGERVAIRDAAAGKGLELSDKSISALGAPENYTALTSYGVALLDAIGDGRVSVSDASLSVTGAAVSFDGYDRAEAALKAPPEGVAVKAEIAPPRVSPFVWSAAKAGEIVSLFGYAPSETTREALIAEAASLGESSDQTRVAGGAPGDFAAAASAALRELAKLSSGKASIADGVVSIEGSGKTNVGASAVEASLRAALPKSFGLGKVAVAAGAVSPFVFTARKQESGLALAGFAPDAATRARIAEQAKRDFGDATDVDLAIADGAPKGFAEAASAALRALARLDSGVASLSDRKLAVEGAAYNAKAQYDVRARLFRELPEGYEHAARLGLATKDEIPPTQLYAALSETAAKGLSFGADNMIAETSFPVVDALAFVLLRSPGAAVDIVGLFAGAGSNAENEAIGLHRAEAVRNYLIEAGVEAARLSASGAAAVDESGRRIEFSIR
- a CDS encoding sulfite exporter TauE/SafE family protein is translated as MLLILLFFVAMWAGAQNALAGGGSFLTLPMLMLTGMDARAANVTSCVALFPAQVATGWAGRDLSRGAAGLGLRTLFIISIVGGAVGAAILLLTPPAFFAKLVPWLVLFATVVFAYGSFLRKPGEADAHLSTRGAGVAQFLISVYGGYFGGGIGFLMVAALTMAGQNVRIAAATKNVLAAVMNASAVAIFLFSPDLHLLQALVTSLGATIGGVAGARMLHHIPDKWLRIIVVVIGALLTFGLFQRAP
- a CDS encoding TetR-like C-terminal domain-containing protein; this translates as MNDVQKSGSDSAERPGVKTSARRADLRARLVAVGRAAIAEGGLQNLRARDLAAAAGCAVGAIYNVFDDLDDLILRIGADTLARLEQGLAAPPGPAPEPAEELLRLSRFYLAFARANKALWRALFEHRLAGGRPAPAWYLEDQGRLFALVEAPLARLLPDEPAASRVLLARTLFSAVHGVVSLGLEEKLAPMSEAALEGELERLVRAFAGGLTARPCGEASRNG
- a CDS encoding acyl-[ACP]--phospholipid O-acyltransferase; translation: MSDNLLLTKRFAPLFWCQFFAAFNDNFLKNALVLLILFKIGGHEGESLVTLAGAIFIAPYFVLSALGGQIADKYDKALVARRLKFVEMGAALIAVAGFALSSVPVLFAALFSFGVLGALFGPVKYGILPDHLRQEELPAGNALVEGATFLAILTGTIAGGLAMHGGGEPIITTIGVTAAAVAAWGAARLIPPTDRAAPDLRIDPNILRSTAVLLRELWKDKKLWRVGVVTGIFWLVGVIAMSLLAPLVTHVMHGSELVVTLFLAVFAIAIAVGSGLASFLLAGRIVLLPAAIGAAIIAGASLDLGWTLATLAPQEATTPLEIAEFFELSGAWRVTIDLASLAIAGGLMIVPSFAALQAYAPAHERSRIIAAVNVLNAAFMAGGAFAVALLQSKGVSVPDLFLGMGALMALAAIWIYKAVVVSPFRDALSIIFRAFYRLEVKGFGNFARAGKNPIIALNHVSFLDAAAILCVLPVDPVFAIDSTIATKWWVRPFLRYVRAIPLDPTRPLGTRTLVNAVRNGDPLIIFPEGRLTVTGSLMKVYDGAGLIAEKSGSWVVPVRIEGPEATMFSRLTREQARRRFFPKFTLTVLEPTRLEVDPALRGKARRIASGAALYEIMSDLVFRTSPIDRTLHQALVDAAREHGAGRVATQDPITGALTYKRIMIGAHALGRKLQRISQTGEALGVMLPNSNAAGVTIFAVVGAGRVAAMVNFTAGAANIASGLKSAQATTLLTSRAFVEKGKLDALIAALDKEFRIVYLEDVRGEITRADKLSALLRHKRPLEKRSPDDAAAILFTSGSEGAPKGVVLSHKNLLANAAQAAARIDFGRTDKLFSVLPVFHCFGLNVGFILPIVSGVPVYFYPSPLHYKIVPELVYNSNATVLLGTDTFLNGYARVAHSYDFRSLRYVIAGAEPVKQGTREVYLEKFGIRILEGYGVTETAPALALNTPMFNRFGSVGRLLPGMELRLETVPGVAEGGRLFVRGPNVMLGYLLADDPGVLKPPAEGWHDTGDIVTVDAQGYIKIQGRAKRFAKIGGEMISLAAVETLAAELWPNSLSAAARELDPRKGERIVLVTQQKDATRPEFLAFAKSKGASELMVPAEFMIVDKLPLLGSGKLDFAGVATMVRDRNRYVLPSPRIPNGLGRIVGDATTQNA